The following proteins are co-located in the Fimbriiglobus ruber genome:
- a CDS encoding DUF1559 domain-containing protein — MPRLPRLPRLRRCAFTLIELLVVIAIIAILIGLLLPAVQKVREAASRLKCQNNLKQLGLAFHNYENTNGYFHSSENRQINTGDPTPTQLSWLCWLLPYIEQGNIHLNLNYFSGWNNDPNNTPLGAIPIKIDICPSSSPEVRVGVYNNGAGNNFAYGDYVPVEKVDPAAPGAQVTYVAGSRAQGFGILSNINRSAAGAATYVEGIYTRKITEITDGTSATILLVEDAGRPQLYHAGKLAGDPSTTPTGGGAWIRPSASEISSFTGSSYDGTTVPGPCAINCTNDNLPYSLHTGGINLLFCDGSVKFVSNSITVQTFAALITFSGGEILGDF; from the coding sequence ATGCCCCGCCTGCCCCGCCTGCCCCGCCTGCGTCGCTGCGCGTTCACGCTCATCGAACTGCTGGTTGTCATTGCGATTATCGCGATTTTGATCGGGTTGCTGCTCCCCGCGGTCCAGAAGGTTCGCGAGGCGGCTTCCCGTTTGAAGTGCCAGAATAACCTCAAGCAACTTGGTCTGGCTTTCCACAATTACGAAAACACCAACGGCTACTTCCACTCGTCCGAAAACCGCCAGATCAACACCGGCGATCCGACGCCGACGCAACTCTCGTGGCTCTGCTGGCTGCTGCCGTACATCGAGCAGGGGAACATCCACCTGAACCTGAATTACTTCAGTGGGTGGAACAACGACCCGAACAACACCCCGCTCGGGGCGATCCCGATCAAGATCGACATCTGCCCGTCGTCCAGTCCGGAGGTTCGCGTCGGGGTCTACAACAACGGCGCCGGGAACAACTTCGCTTACGGGGATTACGTGCCGGTCGAGAAGGTCGACCCGGCCGCCCCCGGAGCCCAGGTCACGTACGTGGCGGGGTCGCGGGCCCAGGGGTTTGGCATCCTGTCGAACATTAACCGGTCCGCCGCGGGCGCTGCCACCTACGTCGAAGGGATATATACGCGGAAAATCACGGAAATCACCGACGGTACCTCCGCCACGATTTTGCTCGTGGAAGACGCGGGTCGGCCGCAGCTCTATCACGCGGGCAAGTTGGCGGGCGATCCGAGTACCACCCCGACCGGCGGCGGCGCCTGGATTCGGCCCAGCGCGAGCGAGATCAGCAGTTTCACCGGTTCGTCCTACGACGGTACCACGGTCCCCGGGCCGTGCGCGATCAACTGCACGAACGACAACCTGCCGTATTCCCTGCACACCGGCGGCATCAACCTGTTGTTCTGCGACGGGTCGGTCAAGTTCGTCAGCAACAGCATCACCGTCCAGACTTTTGCCGCTTTGATCACGTTCTCCGGCGGCGAGATCCTGGGCGATTTTTGA
- a CDS encoding DUF1559 domain-containing protein, giving the protein MPRSHRRAFTLIELLVVIAIIAILIGLLLPAVQKVREAAARTTCTNNLKQIGLGTHGIHDAMNSLPPAIGHFPAADTSWQTEAPPVWILPYVEQGALFSAIRAQGGINPGTAGATDYNGNSPVVPKTYLCPSDATYTQAPGISGSTLQSFSEYAVNGHVFGTVTTTVSGGLPVSSNFSWVGYKTFFSGFPDGLSNTILWIEKVAVCNSAANGAGGSRWAARGQGSWMPTIGDVEGTGNHLAPTLKPQVGVSSPTQCDWFQPSSSHTGGLQATLGDGSVRFISGSVSQATFNMALVPDDGLVLGSDW; this is encoded by the coding sequence ATGCCCCGCTCTCATCGTCGCGCGTTCACCCTGATCGAATTATTGGTGGTCATCGCGATCATTGCCATTTTGATCGGACTACTACTCCCCGCGGTCCAGAAAGTCCGTGAGGCCGCCGCGCGGACGACCTGCACGAACAACCTCAAACAGATCGGGCTCGGGACTCACGGCATCCACGACGCCATGAACTCCCTCCCCCCGGCCATCGGTCACTTCCCGGCAGCGGATACCAGTTGGCAGACGGAAGCCCCGCCGGTCTGGATCCTCCCTTACGTCGAGCAGGGGGCTTTGTTCAGTGCGATCCGGGCGCAAGGCGGGATCAACCCGGGGACCGCCGGCGCGACCGACTACAACGGGAACAGCCCGGTCGTCCCAAAGACCTACCTGTGCCCCTCCGACGCGACGTATACCCAGGCCCCCGGGATCAGCGGCAGCACCTTACAGTCCTTCAGCGAGTACGCCGTCAACGGCCATGTGTTCGGCACCGTGACGACGACGGTCAGCGGCGGCCTGCCGGTCTCCTCGAACTTCAGCTGGGTCGGGTACAAGACGTTTTTCAGTGGGTTTCCTGACGGCCTGAGCAACACGATCCTGTGGATCGAAAAAGTCGCCGTCTGCAACAGCGCGGCCAACGGGGCCGGCGGTTCCCGCTGGGCGGCCCGCGGTCAGGGGTCGTGGATGCCGACAATCGGGGATGTGGAGGGCACCGGGAATCACCTCGCCCCGACCCTCAAGCCCCAGGTCGGGGTCTCGTCGCCGACCCAATGCGACTGGTTCCAGCCGTCCAGTAGCCACACGGGCGGTCTCCAGGCGACGTTGGGCGACGGGAGTGTGCGCTTCATCTCCGGCAGCGTCAGCCAGGCGACCTTCAACATGGCCCTGGTGCCCGACGACGGCCTGGTGCTGGGCTCGGACTGGTAA
- a CDS encoding PSD1 and planctomycete cytochrome C domain-containing protein, translating to MTRSREFVAAAVLTALAVTSSGRALEPAARPEAAGVEYFEKKVRPILVGHCYQCHSADTKPAGGLRVDDRNGLLTGGNTGPAVVPGDPGKSLLLKRTTPDNAKRRMPLQGQHLNEEQTDVLTKWIKDGAAWPAIRVPASLGRPTPEYEKLKKEHWAWQPVSAPKVPAVKEDRRARDDIDRFLLAKLDAKGLKPVGDADRVTLIRRVTFDLTGLPPTPAEIDAFVNDPSLKAFEAVVDRLLASPAFGERWGRHWLDVARYGESTGPSRNIPYPHAWKYRDYVVDAVNADVPFDRFVREQIAGDLLAKDVARKAGEEPGRGFLSSVLRSLAVSHEQDRLLTATGFLALGVKDVNQRFKVRFVMDNVDEQIDTVTRSVLGLTVSCARCHDHKFDPVPTTDYYALAGIFTSTDNCAGLRNQMGGAGLAYYVPSQLVRLTSYVPPPPSNQVEKLKTEVAEAKKAWDDIRGTPAGLKLMPNGRPTQFPIRIKYERLQGELNALTDPAARGYAVHGVRDAEKVADTEVRIRGEAEKLGPVVPRGFLTAFTVPGASNVNPAQSGRLELANWLTSAKNPLTPRVAANRVWQHLFGTGLVSTVDNFGVNGDTPSHPELLDHLATRFVAGGWSVKKLVRAVVLTRAYQLSPDAPPANTAADPGNRLIWRHSPRRLSAEEIRDATLAAAGTLNGTRPAESVAKELKMIEMADNGAVAKTINEKADAATYRSVYLPLLRGVVPHALEAFDPVEQTLVTGSRDATTVPSQALYLLNGPFVRKQALALAERLLKDPDATDADRVRTAYRLALGRTPSDQEIDRARAFVGEYESAAHHEYANAPAPTPQVAKVAPVKKKPDDPLEDPDQLDQTGVATADEVVRPADARTAAWLAFTQAILAGAEFRYVK from the coding sequence ATGACCCGATCGCGCGAGTTTGTGGCTGCCGCTGTGCTGACCGCCCTCGCGGTCACATCGTCGGGCCGGGCTCTTGAGCCCGCTGCCCGGCCCGAGGCCGCCGGCGTCGAGTATTTCGAGAAAAAGGTCCGACCGATCCTGGTCGGGCATTGTTACCAATGTCACTCCGCCGACACCAAACCGGCCGGCGGGTTGCGTGTCGACGATCGTAACGGCCTGCTGACCGGCGGCAACACCGGCCCGGCCGTCGTCCCCGGCGACCCGGGTAAGAGCCTGCTGCTGAAACGGACGACTCCGGACAACGCCAAACGGCGGATGCCGCTCCAAGGTCAGCACCTGAACGAGGAGCAGACCGACGTCCTGACGAAGTGGATCAAGGACGGGGCCGCGTGGCCGGCGATCCGTGTCCCCGCCTCGCTCGGCCGGCCGACGCCCGAGTACGAAAAACTGAAAAAAGAACACTGGGCCTGGCAGCCGGTCTCCGCCCCGAAGGTTCCGGCGGTCAAGGAGGACCGTCGGGCCAGGGACGACATCGATCGCTTCCTTTTGGCGAAACTCGACGCGAAGGGATTGAAGCCGGTCGGCGACGCGGACCGGGTGACGCTCATCCGCCGGGTGACGTTCGACCTGACGGGCCTCCCGCCGACGCCGGCCGAGATCGATGCCTTCGTGAACGACCCGAGCCTCAAGGCGTTCGAGGCGGTGGTCGACCGATTACTCGCGAGCCCGGCGTTCGGCGAGCGGTGGGGCCGGCACTGGCTCGATGTCGCCCGGTACGGTGAAAGCACCGGGCCGTCGCGGAACATCCCGTACCCGCACGCCTGGAAGTACCGCGACTACGTCGTCGACGCGGTGAACGCCGACGTCCCGTTCGACCGCTTCGTCCGGGAACAAATCGCCGGCGACCTGTTGGCCAAGGACGTGGCTCGGAAGGCCGGGGAAGAACCCGGGCGCGGGTTCTTGTCCTCCGTCCTCCGCTCGTTGGCCGTGTCTCACGAGCAGGACCGGTTGCTCACCGCCACGGGGTTTCTGGCCCTTGGGGTGAAGGACGTCAATCAGCGGTTCAAAGTGAGATTTGTGATGGACAACGTGGACGAGCAGATCGACACGGTCACCCGGTCCGTCCTCGGCCTGACCGTCAGTTGCGCCCGCTGCCACGACCACAAGTTCGACCCGGTCCCGACGACCGACTACTACGCCCTCGCCGGCATCTTCACCAGCACCGACAATTGCGCCGGACTGCGGAACCAGATGGGCGGCGCGGGGCTCGCGTACTACGTCCCGTCTCAGCTCGTCCGGCTGACATCCTACGTCCCGCCCCCGCCGTCCAATCAGGTCGAGAAACTGAAGACGGAAGTCGCCGAGGCGAAGAAAGCGTGGGACGACATCCGCGGCACCCCCGCGGGGCTGAAGCTGATGCCCAACGGCCGGCCGACGCAGTTTCCTATCCGGATCAAGTACGAGCGGCTCCAGGGAGAACTTAATGCACTCACGGACCCGGCCGCCCGCGGGTACGCCGTCCACGGCGTGAGAGACGCGGAGAAGGTCGCCGACACTGAAGTCCGTATCCGCGGCGAGGCCGAGAAACTCGGCCCGGTCGTCCCCCGCGGCTTCCTGACGGCATTCACGGTCCCGGGTGCATCGAACGTAAATCCGGCTCAGAGCGGCCGGCTCGAACTCGCGAACTGGCTCACGAGCGCAAAGAACCCCCTTACCCCGCGGGTCGCCGCGAACCGCGTCTGGCAGCACCTGTTTGGTACCGGCCTGGTGAGTACGGTGGACAACTTCGGGGTCAACGGTGATACCCCGTCGCACCCCGAGTTGCTCGACCACCTCGCGACCCGGTTCGTCGCCGGCGGTTGGTCGGTGAAGAAACTCGTGCGGGCGGTCGTCCTGACTCGTGCTTACCAACTGAGCCCGGACGCGCCCCCGGCGAACACGGCCGCGGACCCCGGTAACCGTCTTATCTGGCGGCACAGCCCGCGGCGCCTGTCGGCCGAGGAGATCCGCGATGCCACGCTGGCAGCGGCCGGCACCCTCAACGGAACGCGGCCGGCCGAGTCGGTGGCGAAGGAACTCAAGATGATCGAGATGGCGGACAACGGTGCGGTGGCCAAGACGATCAACGAGAAGGCCGACGCCGCCACCTACCGCAGCGTTTACCTGCCGCTCCTCCGTGGCGTCGTGCCGCACGCGCTGGAGGCTTTTGATCCGGTGGAACAGACACTCGTGACCGGTAGCCGCGACGCGACGACGGTCCCGAGTCAGGCCCTTTACCTGCTCAACGGGCCGTTCGTGCGGAAGCAGGCGTTGGCCCTCGCCGAACGTCTGCTGAAAGACCCGGACGCGACGGACGCCGACCGCGTTCGCACCGCGTATCGACTGGCTCTCGGCCGCACGCCGTCCGATCAGGAGATCGATCGGGCGCGGGCGTTCGTGGGCGAGTACGAGTCGGCCGCCCACCACGAGTATGCGAATGCCCCCGCACCGACTCCGCAGGTCGCGAAGGTGGCCCCCGTGAAGAAGAAGCCCGACGATCCGTTGGAAGACCCGGACCAGCTCGACCAGACGGGGGTGGCGACGGCCGATGAGGTCGTCCGTCCGGCCGACGCGAGAACCGCGGCCTGGCTCGCGTTCACCCAGGCGATCCTGGCCGGCGCGGAGTTCCGGTACGTCAAATAA
- a CDS encoding DUF1501 domain-containing protein has protein sequence MSIDPAFRVPRPVSRRQALKSVGAGFGMVALAGLLGEQARAAGNAAAKPLGLKEPHFPTKAKRLIFVHMNGAMSQFDTFEYKAKLQKDDGKPGPGGGVLTGSKFKFRQYGDTGAWFSELLPNLAKHADKLAWLRGLYTDTPAHPQAVVQMHTGSANAALTRPSMGAWLLYGLGTENQDLPGYVTINPPPNFGGAVNYGSAFLPAHFQGTRINDRGYLPNLKAGSAADLQRKQLDFIQSMNRDLAGSAGAPEAVDGVIESFELAFKMQGKVPELLDISKEPKQVLDAYGVKDGPAGAFARQCLMARRLSEAGVRFVEVCQPGWDHHTNLHKGLIDRCGSIDQPTSALLTDLEQRGLLDDTLVLFGSEFGRQPTSQGVDGRDHNITGYPMFLAGAGVKKGVTHGATDEYGIRAVEGRMHTNDLHATLLALMGLDHEKLTYRYAGRDFRLTDVKGTVARDIFA, from the coding sequence ATGTCTATTGATCCCGCGTTTCGCGTCCCCCGCCCTGTGTCCCGCCGTCAGGCTCTCAAGTCGGTGGGGGCCGGCTTCGGAATGGTCGCCCTGGCGGGCCTCCTCGGCGAGCAGGCTCGCGCTGCCGGGAATGCCGCGGCGAAGCCCCTCGGTTTGAAGGAGCCGCATTTCCCAACGAAGGCGAAACGGCTCATCTTCGTCCACATGAACGGGGCGATGTCCCAGTTCGACACGTTCGAGTACAAGGCAAAGCTCCAGAAAGACGACGGCAAGCCCGGCCCCGGTGGTGGCGTCCTGACCGGGTCGAAGTTCAAATTCCGGCAGTACGGCGATACCGGCGCGTGGTTCTCGGAGCTACTCCCGAACCTGGCCAAGCACGCGGACAAGTTGGCGTGGCTCCGGGGACTCTACACGGACACCCCGGCCCACCCACAGGCCGTCGTCCAGATGCACACGGGTAGTGCGAACGCGGCGCTCACCCGCCCGAGCATGGGGGCGTGGTTGCTTTATGGCCTCGGGACCGAGAACCAGGACTTGCCCGGGTACGTTACCATCAACCCGCCGCCGAACTTCGGCGGGGCGGTGAACTACGGCAGCGCCTTCCTTCCGGCCCACTTCCAGGGCACGCGGATCAACGACCGGGGCTACCTGCCGAACCTGAAGGCCGGGTCGGCGGCCGACCTCCAACGGAAGCAACTCGACTTCATCCAGTCGATGAACCGCGACCTCGCCGGGTCAGCAGGTGCGCCGGAGGCGGTGGATGGAGTGATCGAATCGTTCGAGTTGGCGTTCAAAATGCAGGGCAAAGTTCCCGAATTGCTCGACATCTCGAAGGAACCGAAACAGGTACTCGACGCCTACGGGGTGAAGGACGGCCCGGCCGGGGCGTTCGCCCGGCAGTGCCTCATGGCCCGGCGACTGAGCGAGGCCGGCGTGCGGTTCGTGGAGGTCTGCCAGCCCGGGTGGGACCACCACACCAACCTGCACAAGGGACTGATCGACCGCTGCGGCTCGATCGACCAACCGACCAGTGCCCTCCTCACGGATCTGGAGCAGCGCGGGTTGTTGGACGACACGCTCGTACTGTTCGGCAGCGAGTTCGGCCGCCAGCCGACGTCCCAGGGGGTGGACGGCCGCGACCACAACATCACGGGCTACCCGATGTTCCTGGCCGGGGCGGGCGTCAAGAAAGGCGTCACCCACGGGGCGACCGACGAGTACGGCATTCGGGCCGTCGAGGGGCGGATGCATACCAACGACCTGCACGCGACCCTCCTGGCCCTGATGGGCCTGGACCACGAAAAGTTGACGTACCGCTACGCCGGCCGCGACTTCCGACTGACGGACGTGAAGGGGACCGTAGCGAGGGACATCTTCGCGTAA
- a CDS encoding arylsulfatase B: MRLRSVALLAAIACTFPAVAAEPAKKPNIVFILADDLGRADCGFMGGTEIKTPNIDKLAAAGATLDAFYVQPVCSPTRAAFLTGRYPMRHGLQVGVVRPWAQYGLPLDEQILPEGLKTAGYKTAIVGKWHLGHHAPDYLPTHRGFDHQYGHYNGALDYFTHIRDGGFDWHRDDRVNHDAGYSTHLIAKEAVKQIEETAGRGPFFLYVPFNAVHAPHQVPEKYTAAYPDLKGERRTYAGMLSAMDEGVGQIVAAVEKTGVRQDTLFIFSSDNGGPQPGRVTDNGKFRAGKATLYEGGVRVAACVTWDGKIKAGSVVTEPLHAVDLYPTLLNLTGATVAQKLPLDGKDFWPTIVEGKPTPHADILLNTTPNSGAIRAGDWKLVVTRGADDPDNPTATGGKERIELFNLKDDPYEKATLATKNPEKVKDLHGRLDGYAKQAVAPKAKPKPKDFVTPKVWGEKD, encoded by the coding sequence GTGAGACTTCGATCCGTGGCATTGCTCGCGGCCATCGCGTGCACCTTTCCGGCCGTCGCCGCCGAGCCCGCGAAGAAGCCCAACATCGTTTTCATCCTGGCCGACGACCTCGGCCGGGCGGACTGCGGCTTCATGGGCGGGACCGAGATCAAGACCCCGAACATCGACAAACTCGCGGCCGCCGGGGCCACGCTCGACGCCTTTTACGTGCAACCGGTCTGCTCGCCCACGCGGGCCGCGTTCCTGACCGGGCGGTATCCGATGCGGCACGGGCTCCAGGTCGGCGTCGTCCGGCCGTGGGCGCAGTACGGCCTCCCGCTCGATGAGCAGATCCTCCCCGAAGGCCTGAAGACGGCCGGCTACAAGACTGCGATCGTCGGCAAATGGCACCTCGGGCACCACGCGCCGGACTACCTGCCGACCCACCGCGGGTTCGACCACCAGTACGGCCATTACAACGGCGCGCTGGATTACTTTACCCACATCCGCGACGGCGGCTTCGACTGGCACCGCGACGATCGGGTAAACCATGACGCGGGGTACAGCACCCACCTGATCGCCAAAGAAGCCGTCAAACAGATCGAAGAGACGGCCGGCAGAGGACCGTTCTTCCTTTACGTCCCATTCAACGCGGTCCACGCCCCGCACCAAGTTCCCGAGAAGTACACCGCCGCCTACCCGGATCTGAAAGGCGAGCGGAGGACGTATGCCGGCATGCTCTCGGCAATGGACGAGGGCGTCGGCCAGATCGTCGCGGCGGTCGAGAAGACCGGCGTGCGGCAAGACACGTTGTTCATATTCAGCAGCGACAACGGCGGCCCGCAGCCGGGGCGCGTGACGGACAACGGGAAATTTCGGGCCGGCAAGGCGACGCTGTACGAAGGCGGCGTCCGCGTCGCGGCTTGTGTGACGTGGGACGGCAAGATCAAAGCCGGTTCGGTCGTAACCGAACCGCTCCACGCGGTCGACTTGTACCCAACCCTTCTCAACCTCACAGGTGCGACCGTCGCCCAGAAGCTACCGCTCGACGGGAAGGATTTTTGGCCGACGATTGTAGAGGGGAAGCCCACCCCGCACGCCGACATCCTGCTGAACACCACGCCCAATAGCGGCGCGATCCGGGCCGGCGACTGGAAACTGGTCGTCACCCGCGGGGCGGACGATCCCGATAACCCGACGGCAACCGGGGGCAAAGAGCGGATCGAATTGTTCAATCTGAAGGACGATCCCTACGAGAAGGCCACCCTCGCGACCAAGAACCCGGAGAAGGTGAAAGACCTCCACGGGCGGCTCGACGGGTACGCGAAACAAGCGGTGGCCCCGAAGGCCAAGCCGAAGCCGAAGGATTTCGTGACACCCAAAGTCTGGGGGGAAAAGGATTGA